Proteins found in one uncultured Fusobacterium sp. genomic segment:
- the tnpA gene encoding IS200/IS605 family transposase yields the protein MGRKRLKGKLINLKNNRHSYYNLKYNLILVTKDNRECINKEMEKKLDVIFKELVENKNGSILDFHSRANFIYLYFELPVNLNLADFLTNLKTVSSRLIRRDFKEYLKGFYENGGFWSENYCIFTERDKFKEYIEEFFSLV from the coding sequence ATGGGAAGGAAAAGACTTAAAGGTAAATTAATTAATCTTAAAAATAATAGGCATTCATATTATAATTTAAAATATAATTTAATTTTAGTTACTAAAGATAATAGAGAATGCATTAATAAAGAAATGGAAAAAAAATTAGATGTAATTTTTAAAGAACTTGTAGAAAATAAAAATGGTTCAATTTTAGATTTCCATAGTAGAGCAAATTTTATCTATTTATATTTTGAATTACCTGTAAATTTGAATCTTGCAGATTTTCTTACTAATTTAAAAACTGTATCTTCAAGGCTAATTAGAAGAGATTTTAAGGAGTATTTAAAGGGATTTTATGAAAATGGTGGCTTTTGGAGTGAAAATTATTGTATTTTTACTGAAAGAGATAAATTTAAAGAATATATAGAGGAATTTTTTTCTTTAGTATAA
- a CDS encoding 2-hydroxycarboxylate transporter family protein, protein MITTKEKFKLAGLEMKYFIPISLILIVAVVLGKLPAGMLGAFPIMIVIGGILDYIGNKTPIIKDYLGGGPIVIIFVSAALVYFNIIPAKEVKIIKDFMTTQSFLDFYIAALIVGSILGMNRKLLIKAAVGYLPVIIGGVVVSILLTGMVGYLSGYGFVNAVFYIAIPIMGGGMGAGAVPLSQIFGQALHKEPTQLLAVMVPAVALGNALAIVSAGILDKIGKRFPSLSGNGKLLKTQDSEMSKEKEHTPLKYEELGKGLLIATSFFILGNILSKFIPIHAYALMIISVAIAKIFGIIDEYYEECCAKWFNFIMKNFTSGLLVGIGIAYTSLKEVIEAFSPIYLLLVATTVIGAIIGTAIVGHLVGFYVIEGSITAGLCMANMGGTGDVAVMSASHRMELMPFSQISSRIGGAFMLLLTSLLINFLL, encoded by the coding sequence ATGATTACTACTAAAGAAAAGTTTAAACTTGCTGGATTGGAGATGAAATATTTTATTCCTATTTCTCTTATTTTAATTGTTGCTGTTGTTTTAGGTAAATTACCTGCTGGTATGCTTGGTGCTTTTCCTATTATGATTGTTATTGGTGGCATTCTCGATTATATTGGAAATAAGACCCCTATAATCAAAGATTATTTAGGTGGAGGACCTATTGTTATTATCTTTGTATCAGCTGCCTTAGTATATTTTAATATAATACCTGCTAAAGAGGTAAAAATTATAAAGGATTTTATGACAACTCAAAGTTTCCTAGATTTCTATATTGCAGCTCTTATTGTTGGAAGTATTCTTGGAATGAATAGAAAACTTTTAATTAAAGCAGCAGTTGGTTATCTTCCTGTTATTATTGGGGGAGTAGTCGTTTCAATTCTATTAACTGGAATGGTTGGTTATCTCTCTGGGTATGGATTTGTTAATGCTGTATTCTATATTGCAATCCCTATTATGGGAGGAGGAATGGGAGCTGGAGCTGTTCCTTTATCTCAAATCTTTGGACAAGCTCTTCATAAAGAACCAACTCAACTTTTAGCAGTAATGGTTCCTGCTGTTGCTCTTGGAAATGCTTTAGCAATAGTATCTGCTGGTATTTTAGATAAAATCGGTAAAAGATTCCCTTCTCTTTCTGGAAATGGAAAACTTTTAAAAACTCAAGACTCAGAAATGAGCAAAGAAAAGGAACATACTCCTTTAAAATATGAAGAGTTAGGAAAAGGGTTATTAATAGCAACATCTTTCTTTATTCTAGGAAATATTTTAAGCAAATTTATTCCAATTCATGCTTATGCTTTAATGATAATCTCTGTAGCTATTGCTAAAATTTTTGGAATTATAGATGAGTATTATGAAGAGTGTTGTGCTAAATGGTTTAACTTTATAATGAAAAACTTTACTTCTGGATTATTAGTTGGAATTGGTATAGCTTATACAAGTCTTAAAGAAGTTATCGAAGCATTTAGCCCTATCTACCTACTATTAGTTGCAACAACTGTAATAGGGGCTATTATTGGAACTGCAATTGTTGGACATTTAGTTGGATTCTATGTTATTGAGGGTTCTATTACAGCAGGACTTTGTATGGCAAATATGGGTGGAACAGGAGACGTTGCTGTTATGTCTGCAAGTCACAGAATGGAATTGATGCCATTTTCTCAAATCTCTTCCAGAATAGGTGGAGCTTTTATGCTGCTATTAACATCACTGCTAATTAACTTTTTGCTTTAA
- a CDS encoding trehalase family glycosidase encodes MKKLITLLAVIAACSSCANLNSKNSDTTLDRKSYSNILNIHGNPKEYTYFKPIKETDKSGTNYINSFIDLGAWHGYYQPDVKEYKLYGGFAGPFYIAEEYAVNLSDSFNKISIENTVTKERYDLAKSEATFNYYPGKLEQKYVLKDFTLKLELIFVSNRSALIKSEIINTSGKELNLSLNWTGNMYNEYQNWSDSENRYKSTKLNNSLEKTDTGVKVNFENRRDTWDYLIKDGAEFKITHSSNVDTKIVGDSYTSQLDTISISPNKNFTHYMTESFTFTEVEAKEEIENIKVALKDPEKAFASNEKRWNGYLNRAIDKSGERYNKIAVKAIETLTTNWRSSAGAIKHDGVTPSVSYKWFNGFWAWDSWKQAVATVYFNEELAKNNIRALFDYQIQADDKIRPQDKGAIIDAIFYNADEERDGDGGNWNERNSKPALATWAVWEVYKVSGDKEFLKEMYPKLKAYHEWWYTNRDHNKNGVAEYGGMVHRFNNSPEEIILAAAWESGMDNAVRFDVEGYGKDDIGVKVFENKDKNSKLVGYSINQESVDLNSFLYAEKIDLAQMAEILGEKEDSENFYKSAAQLKEYINDKMFDEATGYYYDLQFDEHGNTKLLVNRGKGTEGYIPLWANAADKEKADKVVKNILDENVMNTYLPFPTAAKDNPKYNPTKYWRGPVWLDQAYFGVIGLDNYGYTKEAQELTVKLFERSEGLLEGGAIRENYSPETGEGLHCSNFSWSASVYYLLYNKFYNGNN; translated from the coding sequence ATGAAAAAATTGATTACATTATTAGCTGTCATTGCTGCTTGTTCTTCATGTGCAAACTTAAATTCTAAAAACAGTGATACTACTTTGGATAGAAAAAGCTATAGTAATATCTTAAATATTCATGGAAATCCTAAAGAGTACACTTATTTTAAACCAATAAAAGAAACAGATAAAAGTGGAACAAACTATATCAATAGCTTTATTGATTTAGGGGCTTGGCATGGTTATTACCAACCAGATGTAAAAGAGTACAAACTATATGGAGGATTTGCTGGACCTTTCTATATTGCTGAAGAGTACGCTGTAAACCTTTCAGATTCTTTTAATAAAATAAGTATTGAAAATACTGTAACTAAAGAAAGATATGATCTTGCTAAAAGTGAGGCAACTTTTAACTATTATCCCGGTAAATTAGAGCAAAAATATGTTTTAAAAGATTTTACTTTAAAACTAGAACTTATATTTGTAAGCAATAGAAGTGCTTTAATAAAAAGTGAAATTATAAATACTTCTGGAAAAGAACTGAATTTAAGTCTTAATTGGACAGGAAATATGTACAATGAATATCAAAATTGGAGCGATAGTGAAAACAGATACAAGAGTACAAAACTAAATAACTCTCTTGAAAAAACTGATACAGGAGTTAAAGTTAATTTTGAAAACAGAAGAGATACTTGGGACTATTTAATTAAAGATGGAGCAGAATTTAAAATAACACATAGTTCTAATGTAGATACAAAAATTGTCGGAGATAGTTATACTAGCCAATTAGATACAATCTCAATCTCTCCTAATAAAAACTTCACTCACTATATGACTGAATCTTTTACATTTACTGAAGTTGAAGCCAAAGAAGAGATTGAAAATATTAAAGTTGCTTTAAAAGATCCAGAAAAAGCTTTTGCATCTAATGAAAAAAGATGGAATGGATACTTAAATAGAGCTATTGACAAATCTGGTGAAAGATACAATAAAATTGCAGTAAAAGCTATTGAAACTTTAACAACTAACTGGAGAAGTAGTGCCGGAGCAATAAAACATGATGGGGTAACACCTTCTGTAAGCTATAAATGGTTTAATGGTTTCTGGGCATGGGACTCTTGGAAACAAGCAGTAGCTACTGTATACTTTAATGAAGAACTGGCTAAAAATAATATAAGAGCATTATTTGATTATCAAATCCAAGCAGATGATAAGATTAGACCTCAAGATAAGGGGGCTATTATAGATGCAATATTCTATAATGCTGATGAGGAGAGAGATGGAGATGGTGGAAACTGGAACGAGAGAAACTCTAAACCAGCTTTAGCAACTTGGGCAGTATGGGAAGTTTACAAAGTAAGTGGAGATAAAGAGTTTTTAAAAGAGATGTATCCTAAGTTAAAAGCTTACCATGAATGGTGGTATACAAATAGAGATCACAATAAAAATGGTGTAGCTGAATATGGTGGAATGGTTCATAGATTTAACAATTCACCAGAAGAGATTATCCTTGCAGCAGCATGGGAAAGTGGAATGGATAATGCAGTTAGATTTGATGTTGAAGGGTATGGAAAAGATGATATAGGAGTAAAAGTATTTGAAAATAAAGATAAAAATAGTAAATTAGTAGGATATTCTATTAACCAAGAATCTGTTGATCTAAACTCTTTCCTATATGCTGAAAAAATAGATCTAGCTCAAATGGCTGAAATTCTTGGAGAAAAGGAAGATAGTGAAAACTTCTATAAATCAGCAGCTCAATTAAAAGAGTATATAAATGATAAGATGTTTGACGAGGCAACTGGATACTACTATGATTTACAATTTGATGAACATGGAAATACTAAACTTTTAGTAAACAGAGGAAAAGGAACTGAGGGATACATTCCATTATGGGCAAATGCAGCAGATAAAGAGAAAGCAGATAAAGTTGTAAAAAATATTTTAGATGAAAATGTTATGAATACTTATTTACCATTCCCAACAGCTGCAAAAGATAACCCTAAATACAATCCAACTAAATATTGGAGAGGACCAGTTTGGCTTGACCAAGCATATTTTGGAGTTATTGGTTTAGATAATTATGGATATACAAAAGAAGCTCAAGAATTAACTGTTAAACTATTTGAACGTTCAGAAGGATTATTAGAAGGTGGAGCAATTAGAGAAAACTACAGTCCTGAAACTGGAGAGGGATTACATTGTTCTAACTTTAGTTGGTCTGCATCAGTTTACTATCTACTATACAATAAATTTTATAATGGAAATAATTAG
- a CDS encoding glycine betaine ABC transporter substrate-binding protein, with protein sequence MNFLTYVMENSEQILALLIEHVNLTILSVSLAILIGVPLGILISHFSKVNKPIMILANVIQAVPSMALLGFLIPFLGIGVIPSVFMVVLYSLLPIIKNTFTSISGINPQVIEAAEGIGMTKFQILFKVQIPMALPVIMAGVRISAVTAVGLMTMAAFIGAGGLGYLVFSGIRTANNFQILAGAIPACLLALFIDLLASIIEKAVVPEGINLKNKSSKKGRLLQKGVMATVLILTLYTFINAGISKFTTNDKTIVVASKDYTEQEIIGNILADLIEEKTNYKVERKLALGGTQVAFGALKAGEVDIYMEYTGTLYSDMLKHNPLESQVTSREVFEISQKEIKEKFGVNVGEEWAFNNTYRLAVRKDTAEKYNLKTISDLKKVSKNMIISPTLEFANKHDGLSGLQGRYDGLKFKDVISIDGAPRYQALVAKESDVIDAFSTDGLIKTYDLTILEDDKEFFLPYHAVPIAKIETLKKYPELSGITDSLKDIMTDEVMRGLNYQVDVLKKDPKDVAKEFLISQGLIDKK encoded by the coding sequence ATGAATTTTTTAACTTATGTAATGGAAAATAGTGAGCAAATATTAGCTCTTCTTATTGAGCATGTGAATTTGACAATTCTTTCAGTAAGCTTAGCAATATTAATAGGGGTACCTTTAGGTATATTAATCAGCCATTTTTCAAAGGTAAATAAACCTATAATGATACTGGCAAATGTTATTCAAGCTGTGCCAAGTATGGCTCTTTTAGGATTCTTAATTCCATTTTTAGGAATAGGAGTAATTCCATCTGTATTTATGGTAGTTTTATATTCTCTACTTCCAATAATAAAAAATACATTTACAAGTATTTCAGGAATAAATCCACAAGTTATAGAAGCAGCAGAGGGAATAGGAATGACAAAATTTCAAATTCTATTTAAGGTGCAGATTCCTATGGCACTTCCTGTAATAATGGCAGGAGTGAGAATATCAGCAGTTACAGCAGTTGGACTTATGACAATGGCAGCATTTATTGGAGCAGGGGGACTAGGTTATCTTGTTTTCTCTGGAATAAGAACAGCAAATAATTTTCAAATACTGGCAGGGGCGATTCCAGCTTGTTTATTAGCATTATTTATTGATTTACTAGCATCTATTATTGAAAAAGCAGTTGTTCCTGAGGGAATAAATCTAAAAAATAAGAGCAGTAAAAAAGGACGTCTATTACAAAAAGGTGTTATGGCAACAGTTTTAATTCTTACACTTTATACTTTTATAAATGCAGGAATTAGCAAGTTTACAACAAACGATAAAACAATAGTTGTGGCAAGTAAAGACTATACAGAACAAGAGATTATAGGAAATATCTTAGCAGATCTAATTGAGGAGAAAACAAATTATAAGGTTGAAAGAAAACTAGCTCTTGGAGGAACACAAGTTGCCTTTGGAGCTTTAAAAGCTGGAGAAGTTGATATCTATATGGAATATACAGGAACTCTTTACTCAGATATGCTTAAACATAATCCTCTTGAATCTCAAGTAACTTCAAGAGAGGTATTTGAAATTTCTCAAAAGGAGATAAAAGAAAAGTTTGGTGTAAATGTTGGAGAGGAATGGGCATTTAATAACACTTATAGACTTGCAGTAAGAAAGGATACAGCAGAAAAATATAATTTAAAAACAATAAGTGATTTGAAAAAGGTAAGTAAAAATATGATTATCTCTCCTACATTGGAGTTTGCAAATAAGCATGACGGGCTTTCAGGATTACAAGGTAGATATGATGGGCTTAAATTTAAAGATGTTATCTCAATAGATGGAGCACCTCGTTACCAAGCTTTAGTTGCAAAGGAAAGTGATGTAATTGATGCCTTTTCAACAGATGGATTGATAAAAACTTATGACCTTACAATTTTAGAAGATGACAAGGAATTTTTCTTACCTTATCATGCAGTACCTATTGCAAAGATTGAAACTCTAAAAAAATATCCAGAGCTTTCTGGAATAACAGATTCTTTAAAAGATATTATGACAGATGAGGTAATGCGTGGACTTAATTATCAAGTTGATGTGTTAAAGAAAGATCCTAAAGATGTAGCAAAAGAGTTTTTAATTAGTCAAGGTTTAATTGATAAAAAATAG
- a CDS encoding formate/nitrite transporter family protein has translation MTQSFLNPSEITSAIISMGVSRGNEKSMMKTLVSGFVAGMFIALAGIGNIIASQTLAQTFDVGFSKVIGACIFPIGLMLCVFTGASLFTGNSLLSLAFFTKELKFSNLIKNLTIVWIGNFLGSVFTAYLGYYAGIFNSPIIQKVFLDTGISKISLSFSQCVASGFFCNILVIMGIIMSMSANDVTGKIFGCWFPIMLFVVCGYQHVVANMFIIAVGKIFSPETFQLGEIFINHFLPTSIGNFLSGGVFLPAFLYFSYYKK, from the coding sequence ATGACTCAATCTTTTTTAAATCCCTCAGAAATAACTTCTGCTATTATCTCTATGGGAGTATCTCGTGGAAATGAAAAAAGCATGATGAAAACTCTTGTTTCTGGATTTGTAGCAGGGATGTTTATTGCACTTGCTGGGATTGGAAATATAATAGCATCACAAACTCTTGCTCAAACTTTTGATGTTGGGTTTTCAAAAGTTATCGGGGCTTGTATATTCCCAATAGGGCTTATGCTTTGTGTGTTTACTGGTGCATCTCTTTTTACAGGAAACAGTCTTTTATCCCTTGCATTTTTTACAAAAGAGCTTAAATTTTCAAATTTAATAAAAAATCTTACTATAGTATGGATAGGAAATTTTTTAGGAAGTGTTTTTACTGCATATCTAGGATATTATGCTGGAATTTTTAACTCTCCTATTATTCAAAAAGTTTTTTTAGATACTGGAATTTCTAAAATAAGCCTTTCATTTTCTCAATGTGTTGCAAGTGGATTTTTCTGTAATATTCTTGTTATTATGGGAATTATTATGTCCATGAGTGCCAATGATGTAACAGGGAAAATTTTTGGTTGTTGGTTTCCTATAATGCTATTTGTAGTTTGTGGATATCAACACGTTGTTGCAAATATGTTTATTATAGCTGTTGGAAAGATTTTTTCCCCAGAAACATTTCAGTTAGGAGAGATATTTATTAACCATTTTCTTCCTACTTCAATAGGAAACTTTTTATCAGGTGGAGTTTTCCTACCAGCATTTTTATACTTTTCATACTATAAAAAATAA
- a CDS encoding ABC transporter ATP-binding protein codes for MIEFKGINKIFKNNIVLYDINLKLEEGNIIVFVGPSGCGKTTTVKMINRLIKPTSGQILINGEDISNKNVIELRRNIGYVIQQTGLFPHMTIKENIEIVAKMQKMNSQEIEEKTRELMEMVGLDYEKFANRYPAELSGGQQQRVGIARALITNPDIILMDEPFSALDPITRSQLQDELLNIQTQFKKTIIFVTHDMDEAIKIADKICIMGKGRIIQYDDPETILKNPANEFVSDFVGKNRIWASPEYIKVKDIMIENPITCSQDISLLKCIKKMRYERVDTLLVVDRKRKFNGIITGKMIQKEKDHYKSVKEIMEQPRAITYPDKSIVDILKDVNEKNLSSLPVIDSNGILKGLITKTSLVTTLSQQFETDLKK; via the coding sequence ATGATAGAATTTAAAGGTATAAATAAGATATTTAAAAATAATATTGTTCTATATGATATAAATTTAAAACTTGAAGAGGGGAATATAATTGTATTTGTAGGACCTAGTGGATGTGGAAAAACAACAACAGTTAAGATGATAAATAGACTTATAAAGCCAACATCAGGGCAGATTCTTATAAATGGTGAGGATATTTCAAATAAAAATGTGATAGAGTTGAGAAGAAATATTGGATATGTTATTCAACAGACAGGACTTTTCCCACATATGACAATTAAAGAAAATATAGAGATCGTTGCTAAAATGCAAAAGATGAATTCTCAAGAGATTGAAGAAAAGACAAGAGAGTTGATGGAAATGGTAGGGCTTGATTATGAAAAGTTTGCTAATAGATATCCAGCTGAACTTTCTGGTGGACAACAACAAAGGGTGGGAATAGCCAGAGCGTTGATTACAAATCCAGATATTATTCTTATGGACGAGCCATTTTCAGCTCTTGACCCAATAACTCGTTCACAACTTCAAGATGAACTTTTAAATATTCAAACACAGTTTAAAAAGACTATTATTTTTGTAACCCATGATATGGATGAGGCAATAAAAATAGCTGATAAGATATGCATAATGGGAAAAGGTAGAATAATTCAATATGATGACCCAGAGACAATACTTAAAAATCCTGCCAATGAGTTTGTAAGTGATTTTGTTGGTAAAAATAGAATTTGGGCATCACCTGAATATATAAAGGTAAAAGATATTATGATAGAAAACCCTATTACATGTTCCCAAGATATCTCTCTTTTAAAATGTATTAAGAAGATGAGATATGAGAGAGTTGATACACTTCTTGTAGTTGATAGAAAAAGAAAGTTCAATGGTATTATTACTGGAAAGATGATTCAAAAAGAGAAAGATCACTATAAAAGTGTAAAAGAGATAATGGAACAACCTAGAGCAATTACTTATCCTGATAAATCCATAGTAGACATTCTTAAAGATGTCAATGAGAAAAATCTCTCAAGTCTTCCTGTTATTGATAGCAATGGGATATTAAAGGGGCTTATTACAAAAACAAGTTTAGTGACAACTTTAAGCCAACAATTTGAAACAGATTTAAAAAAATAA
- a CDS encoding hemolysin family protein translates to MEDSETGNILFQLLLLIFLTLTNAFFASAEMAAVSVNKNKIKILAENEENKKAKLILELLEEPTKFLSTIQVAITLSGFLASASAATSFSKPLGKILANFGVAYPYNENISLIFVTIILSYFTLVFGELVPKRIALQKAEFISLFSVKIIYNLSKITSPFIKLLSFSTNFTLQILGMKNEKLEENISKEEIRSMIEVGQANGVFNQTEKDMINSIFEFDDITTKEIMIARKDVYMINIDIPVSKYIDELLSKKYARIPVYQNTIDNIIGVIHIKDLIIEARKKGFDNIDIKTILHKPYLAPESKKIDELFIEMQKNKKSMAIIIDEYGGFAGIVTIEDLVEEIMGEIQDEHDTSSPQIKKLDKLTYIVSGLISLDELNENFGTNIENKGYNTLSGYITSIIGVVPNETYEGKELENDKLKLKIEKTRENRIEEVKIILK, encoded by the coding sequence ATGGAAGATTCAGAGACGGGAAATATTCTTTTTCAATTATTATTGCTTATTTTTTTAACATTGACAAATGCTTTTTTTGCCAGTGCAGAAATGGCAGCAGTTTCAGTTAATAAAAATAAGATAAAAATTCTTGCAGAAAACGAGGAAAATAAAAAGGCTAAATTAATTTTAGAACTTTTAGAAGAGCCAACAAAATTCTTATCTACTATTCAAGTGGCAATAACATTATCAGGATTTTTAGCTAGTGCTTCAGCAGCCACAAGTTTTTCTAAACCTTTAGGAAAAATATTAGCGAACTTTGGAGTAGCATATCCTTATAATGAAAATATTTCTCTTATTTTTGTAACGATTATTTTATCTTATTTTACACTGGTTTTTGGAGAGTTAGTACCTAAACGTATTGCTTTACAAAAAGCTGAGTTTATAAGTTTATTTTCAGTAAAGATTATTTACAATCTTTCTAAAATAACTTCTCCATTTATAAAACTTTTATCTTTTTCAACTAATTTTACTTTACAGATATTGGGAATGAAAAATGAAAAATTAGAAGAAAATATATCAAAAGAAGAGATTAGATCTATGATAGAAGTTGGACAAGCTAATGGAGTTTTCAATCAAACTGAAAAAGATATGATAAATTCTATATTTGAGTTTGATGATATAACAACAAAAGAAATAATGATTGCTAGAAAAGATGTTTATATGATAAATATAGATATTCCTGTATCTAAATATATAGATGAACTTCTTTCTAAAAAATATGCAAGAATACCTGTTTATCAAAATACTATTGATAATATAATTGGTGTTATCCATATAAAAGATCTAATAATAGAAGCAAGAAAAAAGGGATTTGATAACATAGATATAAAAACCATTTTACATAAACCTTACCTTGCTCCTGAAAGTAAAAAAATAGATGAACTATTTATAGAAATGCAAAAAAATAAGAAATCTATGGCGATTATTATAGATGAATATGGTGGTTTTGCAGGAATTGTGACAATAGAAGATTTAGTAGAAGAAATTATGGGAGAAATTCAAGATGAACATGACACAAGTTCTCCACAAATAAAAAAACTTGATAAATTAACATATATAGTAAGTGGATTAATTTCATTAGATGAATTAAATGAAAACTTTGGAACTAATATTGAAAATAAAGGATATAATACTCTATCAGGATATATTACTTCAATTATTGGAGTAGTTCCAAATGAAACTTATGAAGGTAAAGAGTTAGAGAATGATAAATTAAAATTGAAAATAGAAAAAACAAGAGAAAATAGAATTGAAGAAGTAAAAATAATATTAAAATAA
- the cas6 gene encoding CRISPR system precrRNA processing endoribonuclease RAMP protein Cas6: MYRLIIKFKGRTRYIKGEILEDEFLKIFNLQKDNFNLKKVELEREFLILELGEKDSLNNVINELTKLKLNNKKLSILDLNLDIQEIKFEKTKRLLENKILMVEFLTPTLFKVGSNFKGEYSNYLFFSWLLRKFNRDLPKENKITILKEDIEKIIILEKEFESVEIQLNEFITTAFKGKLKLNFKNINSDLINNFETILNYGLKNGVGYKNNNGYGKIKINS, encoded by the coding sequence ATGTATAGATTGATAATTAAATTTAAAGGGAGAACAAGATATATAAAAGGGGAGATTTTAGAGGATGAATTTTTAAAAATTTTTAACTTACAGAAAGACAATTTTAATTTAAAAAAGGTGGAATTGGAAAGAGAATTTTTAATTTTAGAGCTAGGAGAAAAGGATAGCCTAAATAATGTAATAAACGAGCTTACCAAGTTAAAGCTAAATAATAAAAAATTGAGTATTTTGGATTTAAACTTGGATATTCAAGAGATTAAATTTGAAAAAACTAAGAGATTATTGGAGAATAAAATATTAATGGTGGAGTTTTTAACACCAACTCTATTTAAAGTTGGCTCAAACTTCAAAGGGGAGTATTCAAATTATCTATTTTTTTCTTGGCTATTAAGAAAATTCAATAGAGATTTGCCTAAAGAAAATAAAATCACTATTTTAAAAGAGGATATTGAAAAAATTATCATATTAGAGAAAGAGTTTGAAAGTGTAGAAATTCAATTAAATGAATTTATAACAACAGCTTTTAAAGGAAAATTAAAATTAAATTTTAAAAATATAAACAGTGATCTTATCAATAACTTTGAAACTATATTAAATTATGGACTGAAAAATGGAGTAGGCTATAAAAATAATAATGGTTATGGAAAGATAAAAATAAATAGCTAA